A DNA window from Haliovirga abyssi contains the following coding sequences:
- a CDS encoding DUF445 domain-containing protein: MLELLIMVFVGALIGWFTNYLAIKLLFKPYNEINILGFKLQGVIPKRQKEIAENISVTVNEHLISMKDIKNSVNSIEIENEIEKIVDKIVDEKLKSELLEKIPMVGMFLNDKILGKIKEYIKDVLEDNKEELLGMFLEKVEEKVDFKEIVREKIENFSLEEIEALVLGIAKEELKHIEIIGGILGAIIGLVQFFITRVII; this comes from the coding sequence ATGTTAGAATTATTAATAATGGTTTTTGTAGGAGCATTAATTGGATGGTTTACAAATTATTTAGCTATAAAGCTTTTGTTTAAACCGTATAATGAGATAAATATTTTAGGATTTAAATTACAGGGAGTAATACCTAAAAGGCAAAAAGAGATAGCTGAAAATATATCTGTTACAGTAAATGAGCATTTAATTTCAATGAAAGATATTAAAAATTCTGTAAACAGTATTGAAATAGAAAATGAAATAGAAAAGATTGTAGATAAAATTGTAGATGAAAAATTAAAATCGGAATTATTAGAAAAAATTCCTATGGTTGGAATGTTTTTGAATGATAAGATTTTAGGTAAAATAAAAGAGTATATAAAAGATGTTTTAGAAGATAATAAAGAAGAGCTTCTTGGAATGTTTTTGGAGAAAGTAGAGGAGAAAGTAGATTTTAAAGAGATTGTGAGAGAAAAGATAGAAAATTTTTCCTTAGAAGAGATTGAAGCTTTAGTTTTAGGAATTGCAAAAGAAGAATTAAAACATATAGAAATTATTGGAGGAATTTTAGGAGCAATAATTGGACTTGTTCAGTTTTTTATAACACGGGTGATAATATGA